The sequence GTTGGTATGCTGAGTATTAATTTCATCGATCTGTTCTTTTTTGTGTCCCCATAATCTTACTTCCAAGCCATTATCAGCCAGGACCATAGCAAGAGCCGTACCCCAGCTTCCTGCTCCAACGACAGTTACTTTCTTTGAATTTCTCATTTTTACACCCACCTTATTATTTTCTTGCGCGAGCAATAATACGAATAGGAGTTCCTTCAAATCCAAATGCATCACGGATTCTATTTTCCAAGAATCGTTCGTATGAGAAGTGCATTAATTCAGGATCATTAACAAATACCACAAAAGTCGGTGGTTTGACAGCTACTTGCGTCGCATAGTAGATCCGGAGTCTCTTACCATTATCTGTAGGAGTCGGATTCATTGCTACTGCATCCATGACCACTTCATTCAACACGCTCGATTGCACTCGCAGAGCGTGATTTTCACTCGCCATATTAATGATCGGAAGTAGTGTATGGATCCGTCTCTTCGTTTTAGCAGACAGGAAAACGATCGGAGCATAATCAAGGAATTGAAAATGTTCGCGGATATTCTTTTCCCATTTATTCATGGTTTTCTCGTCTTTTTCAACGGCATCCCATTTGTTCACGACGATCACGACTGCCCGACCTGCATCATGAGCATACCCGGCAATTTTCTTATCCTGCTCGATAATCCCTTCTTCTCCATCAATGACAGATAAGACGACATCGGAACGTTCGATTGCTCTAAGTGCTCTTAACACACTGTATTTTTCAGTGGTTTCATATACTTTACCTTTTTTCCTCATCCCTGCAGTATCAATGATGACATAATCCTGTCCATCATAAGTGTAGGAGGAATCAATCGCATCTCTTGTAGTTCCAGCAACGTTACTCACAATCACACGCTCTTCACCTAATAAAGCATTGACTAAGGAAGATTTCCCAACGTTTGGTCGACCAATTAATGAAAACTTGATCACATCTTCTGCATAATCCTCTTCTTCTTCATGTTTGAAGTTTTTCACAACCTC is a genomic window of Rossellomorea sp. y25 containing:
- the der gene encoding ribosome biogenesis GTPase Der; this encodes MTKPVVAIVGRPNVGKSTIFNRIVGERISIVEDVPGVTRDRIYSSAEWLTHEFNIIDTGGIELGNEPFLDQIRQQAEIAIDEADVIVFLTNGREGVTAADEIVAKILYRSKKPVVLGINKIDNPEMREMIYDFYALGFGEPYPISGSHGLGLGDLLDEVVKNFKHEEEEDYAEDVIKFSLIGRPNVGKSSLVNALLGEERVIVSNVAGTTRDAIDSSYTYDGQDYVIIDTAGMRKKGKVYETTEKYSVLRALRAIERSDVVLSVIDGEEGIIEQDKKIAGYAHDAGRAVVIVVNKWDAVEKDEKTMNKWEKNIREHFQFLDYAPIVFLSAKTKRRIHTLLPIINMASENHALRVQSSVLNEVVMDAVAMNPTPTDNGKRLRIYYATQVAVKPPTFVVFVNDPELMHFSYERFLENRIRDAFGFEGTPIRIIARARK